A part of Girardinichthys multiradiatus isolate DD_20200921_A chromosome 12, DD_fGirMul_XY1, whole genome shotgun sequence genomic DNA contains:
- the slc20a1a gene encoding sodium-dependent phosphate transporter 1-A, translating to MDTTTLATLAAATAAALASQSDMSDYLWLLVVGFIIAFILAFSVGANDVANSFGTAVGSGVVTLRQACILATIFETVGSVLLGAKVSETIRQGIIDVQMYNGSEHVLMAGSISAMCGSAVWQLAASFLKLPISGTHCIVGATIGFSMVARGHQGVKWMELLRIVASWFLSPILSGIMSGILFYSVRIFILNKSNPVPNGLRALPVFYAITMGINLFSIMFTGAPLLGFDRVPWWGTLCLSLGCAIITALVVWFVVCPRLKKKIERETAPAPFETPLMEKNSSKPPAEHPQSPSDLHLQNSPAESQKVAFKLGGSEEADLNNDIEAKDLDISNGLNGSVGHMTITDPHSGCSHTIHKDSGLYKDLLHKLHKAKVGDCIGDSDTEERPLRRNNSYTSYTMAIYGIQGDPKYKDVDTGFQRRPRVDSHSSYNSAMTSGSSVLDGSVTQEADENVVVEEDKLEIDQPAVSLLFQFLQILTACFGSFAHGGNDVSNAIGPLVALWLLYESGSVVSNAPTPIWLLLYGGVGICAGLWVWGRRVIQTMGKDLTPITPSSGFSIELASAVTVVVASNVGLPISTTHCKVGSVVAVGWLRSRKSVDWRLFRNIFIAWFVTVPISGLISAAIMALFIYVIL from the exons ATGGATACAACTACATTAGCAACACTGGCTGCTGCCACCGCTGCAGCTCTGGCCTCCCAATCAGACATGTCGGACTACCTTTGGCTCTTGGTGGTCGGATTCATCATCGCCTTCATCCTGGCATTCTCTGTGGGAGCCAATGACGTCGCAAACTCCTTTGGTACGGCGGTAGGCTCCGGAGTGGTCACCTTGCGGCAGGCCTGCATCCTGGCCACCATCTTTGAGACGGTGGGCTCAGTGCTGTTGGGGGCAAAGGTCAGCGAGACCATCCGTCAGGGGATCATCGACGTACAGATGTACAATGGCTCAGAACATGTCCTCATGGCAGGATCGATCAGTGCCATGTGTG GCTCTGCTGTGTGGCAGCTGGCTGCATCATTCCTGAAGCTCCCCATCTCTGGAACCCACTGCATTGTTGGAGCCACAATTGGCTTTTCAATGGTAGCGAGAGGCCACCAAGGGGTCAAATGGATGGAACTACTACGCATTG TGGCATCCTGGTTCCTGTCGCCTATTCTGTCGGGAATCATGTCGGGAATTCTCTTTTATTCCGTCCGCATATTCATCCTGAACAAG TCTAACCCTGTACCAAACGGACTGAGAGCTCTGCCTGTCTTCTATGCCATCACTATGGGCATCAACCTCTTCTCCATCATGTTTACAGGAGCTCCAC TGCTCGGCTTCGACAGAGTGCCGTGGTGGGGTACGCTGTGCCTTTCTTTGGGCTGTGCCATCATTACCGCTCTGGTTGTTTGGTTTGTTGTCTGTCCACGCCTAAAGAAGAAAATTGAAC GGGAAACAGCTCCTGCTCCCTTTGAGACTCCATTGATGGAGAAGAACTCCAGCAAACCTCCAGCAGAGCACCCCCAAAGTCCATCTGACCTGCATCTGCAGAACTCTCCAGCAGAAAGTCAGAAGGTGGCCTTTAAACTTGGAGGCTCAGAGGAGGCTGATCTAAACAACGACATAGAAGCTAAAGATCTTGACATCTCTAATG GTCTGAATGGCTCTGTTGGCCACATGACGATCACTGATCCTCACAGTGGATGCTCACATACGATCCACAAGGACTCTGGCCTTTACAAGGACCTGCTGCATAAGCTCCACAAGGCCAAGGTTGGGGACTGCATTGGTGACAGTGACACGGAGGAGCGGCCCCTGAGGAGGAACAACAGCTACACATCCTACACTATGGCTATATATGGTATCCAAGGCGATCCTAAATACAAGGATGTGGACACTGGCTTTCAGAGGAGACCTCGGGTGGACAGTCACAGCAGCTACAACTCAGCTATGACTAGTGGTAGTTCTGTCCTGGATGGAAGCGTGACTCAGGAAGCCGATGAAAACGTTGTCGTGGAGGAGGACAAGCTGGAGATTGACcaacctgcagtgtctttgctTTTCCAATTTTTGCAGATACTCACCGCGTGCTTTGGCTCTTTTGCTCATGGGGGAAATGACGTCAG CAATGCTATTGGCCCACTGGTGGCCCTTTGGCTTCTCTATGAGAGTGGGTCTGTGGTGTCGAACGCTCCTACGCCCATCTGGTTGCTCCTATATGGTGGAGTTGGAATCTGTGCTGGACTCTGGGTTTGGGGAAGGAGGGTGATCCAGACCATGGGTAAAGACCTGACACCCATTACACCCTCAAG TGGATTTAGCATTGAGCTGGCTTCAGCTGTCACAGTTGTCGTGGCATCTAATGTTGGTCTTCCTATCAGCACGACACATTGCAAG GTGGGATCTGTGGTGGCTGTAGGATGGCTGCGCTCCAGGAAATCAGTTGACTGGCGTCTGTTCAGGAATATCTTTATCGCCTGGTTTGTTACAGTTCCTATCTCTGGGCTCATCAGCGCTGCCATTATGGCTCTCTTCATATATGTTATTCTATGA